The DNA segment GATCTGGACTTGTTCAAGGGGGAGGATACCTGCGGCCTCCATAAGCCCTTCATCGATGGTGATACTCCCCTCGTAGTCGAGGTTGTCCTCAGTTACCTTTGCCCGATGGATCTTGGCCTTTAACATAATCCTCTGCACTTTATCCCTCCTTTAGGATGAGGTTGTCGATCAACCTGGTTCTACCTATCCTTACGGCCAAGGCGATAACTGCCTCGTCCTCGATCTCCTCGATATCCTCCAGGGTTTGTGGATCACAAATCTTGGCGTAATCGATCTGTGCTGACTTTTCTGCCTCGATGATCTCCCTTATCTTCTGGAGGATAACCTTTGCGCTTCTGGTGCCCTGGCGAAAGAGTTCTTCGCCCATGAGCAGGGAACGATACAGGCTCTGGGCCGCCTTCCTCTTCTTTGGATTGAGGTAGGCGTTGCGCGAGCTCATGGCCAGGCCATCGGCCTCCCTTACAGTGGGCATCCCAATGATCTCGATATCCATGTTGAGATCCCCCACCATCCTCTTGATGGTGACCAGTTGTTGGTAATCTTTCTGGCCGAAGAGGGCGAGGTGGGGCTTAACGATGTTAAATAGCTTAGCCACCACCGTGGTCACCCCGCGAAAGTGGTGGGGGCGCGAGATACCGCAGAGGTTCTTGGTGACCTTTTCTACCTCCACAGAGGTCTGAAATCTGGTGGGGTACATCTCTTGGACCGAGGGGGTGAAGACGATATCCACCCCCACCTTTTGGGCCAGTTTGAGGTCCCTTTTCATGTCACGGGGATATTTCTCATAATCCTCCCCTGGGCCGAATTGGGTGGGGTTGACAAAGATGCTAATGATCAACACATCTCCCCTCTTCCTCCCCTCCCGCATCAATGAGAGATGGCCTTCGTGCAGGTACCCCATGGTGGGGACGAAGGCGATGGTCTTTCCCTCCTTTTGGAGCTGTTGCGCCTGCCGCTGCATCTCTTTGACCCCAGCGATGATCTCCATCTCGCCCTCAGAGGTAAAAGCTGTGTTCCTCGGTGGGGAATGCCCTCTCCCTCACCTCCTTTATATATCCTCCCACTGCTTGGGAGATGACCTTTCGCAAGTCTACATAACTCTTCACGAATTTGGGGCGAAACTCCCCTAAGAGTCCCAACAGGTCATGGATCACCAGTACCTGGCCGTCACAATGCACGCCTGCCCCGATGCCGATGGTGGGGATGCTCAGCTTTTCGGTGATCTCTTGTGCCAGCTCCACAGGTATGCACTCCAGCACCAGGGAGAAGGCCCCGGCCTCCTCCACTGCCAAGGCGTCCTCCAATATCTTTCGTCTCTGTTCCTCCACCTTGCCTTGTACCTTATATCCCCCCATTTGGTGGATGGACTGGGGGGTCAGGCCAATATGGCCCATGACCGGGATGTCGATGCCGACGATGGCCTTGATAACCTCCTTCATGTTGGACCCTCCCTCCAGCTTTATCGCCTCGGCCCCGCTTTCCTTGATCATCCGTCCTGTATTCCTCTTTGCGTCCTCAATGCTTATCTGGTAGGACATGAAGGGCATATCGATGACCACCAGGGCCCTCTTGACGCCCCTGACCACAGCCCTGGTATGGTAGATCATCTCCTCTATGGTAACCGGGAGGGTGTTGGGATAACCTGCCACCACCGAACCAACCGAATCTCCCACCAGGAGGATGTCCACCTCGGCCTCATCTAGGATACGGGCGAAGGGGGTATCATAAGCGGTGAGCATAGCGATCTTCTCCCCCCTTTCCTTCATCTCCCTTATGCCAGGTACCGTTACCTTCTCCTTCATTTCCCCCTCCTTGATTTTGATGTTGTTGGTATTAGGACAAAAGGCCTCCTGGACCGTCCCAGAAGGCCTTTTTATTCTATTTAATACCTTCCGTCTCAGTCCAGCCCTACCTGGATCCAAGCGGGATGTAATACCACGTCCCCTTTCTGGTCCCTTTGATTTCCCTCAATAGGTCCTCAAAATCCTCCCTGCTCTGGACAAAGTCGATCTCTGTCGTGTCCACCACCAGAAGAGGGGATTCGCTATAATAGAAGAAGTAATCCCTATATGCCTCCACCACCTCCTTCAAATACTCCAAGGAGATATCCCTCTCATAGTGCATCCCCTGTGTCCTGATCCTCTCTTTGAGGACCTCGGGCCGGGCCTGCAAAAGGATCACCAGATCAGGTCGGATGATCCTGCTGTCCAAGAGGGAATATATTCCTTCATACAACCTCAGTTCATCTTTGTCAAGATTTATGTGGGCGAAGATCCTGTTGCGGTCAAAGAGATAGTCGCTGATAATCATCTCTTGGAAGAGGTCTAGTTGGCTGAGGTCCTTTTGTTGTTGATAGCGGGTGAGGAGGAAGAACAACTGGGTTTGAAAGGCGTATCCCTTCCTGTCCTGGTAGAACTTTTCCAAAAAGGGGTTGTCCTGCGTTCTCTCCAGGAGTAGTTCTCCCCCCAGCTCGGTGGCCAACATCTTGGCCAGGCTTGTCTTGCCCACGCCGATGGGCCCCTCTACCGCGATATATCGCTTCTCACCTTCCATATTTTACCTAAGCCCTCATGAGGGTTTATCCTCACCCATGCCTATAAAAATACAGGGTTCAAGGATTCGAGGGTCCAAGGGTTCAAGTCTTTGTACTGTAACTTCTGCCTAACATTTAATCTTAATAATTCTTAACTATTTCACTTGACCCCTTGAATCCTTGACCCCTTGAATCCTCCAAAAAGGGGGAATACCTTTTGGGGATTTCAGGGG comes from the Deltaproteobacteria bacterium genome and includes:
- a CDS encoding pantoate--beta-alanine ligase, with amino-acid sequence MEIIAGVKEMQRQAQQLQKEGKTIAFVPTMGYLHEGHLSLMREGRKRGDVLIISIFVNPTQFGPGEDYEKYPRDMKRDLKLAQKVGVDIVFTPSVQEMYPTRFQTSVEVEKVTKNLCGISRPHHFRGVTTVVAKLFNIVKPHLALFGQKDYQQLVTIKRMVGDLNMDIEIIGMPTVREADGLAMSSRNAYLNPKKRKAAQSLYRSLLMGEELFRQGTRSAKVILQKIREIIEAEKSAQIDYAKICDPQTLEDIEEIEDEAVIALAVRIGRTRLIDNLILKEG
- the panB gene encoding 3-methyl-2-oxobutanoate hydroxymethyltransferase — protein: MKEKVTVPGIREMKERGEKIAMLTAYDTPFARILDEAEVDILLVGDSVGSVVAGYPNTLPVTIEEMIYHTRAVVRGVKRALVVIDMPFMSYQISIEDAKRNTGRMIKESGAEAIKLEGGSNMKEVIKAIVGIDIPVMGHIGLTPQSIHQMGGYKVQGKVEEQRRKILEDALAVEEAGAFSLVLECIPVELAQEITEKLSIPTIGIGAGVHCDGQVLVIHDLLGLLGEFRPKFVKSYVDLRKVISQAVGGYIKEVRERAFPTEEHSFYL
- a CDS encoding deoxynucleoside kinase, with translation MEGEKRYIAVEGPIGVGKTSLAKMLATELGGELLLERTQDNPFLEKFYQDRKGYAFQTQLFFLLTRYQQQKDLSQLDLFQEMIISDYLFDRNRIFAHINLDKDELRLYEGIYSLLDSRIIRPDLVILLQARPEVLKERIRTQGMHYERDISLEYLKEVVEAYRDYFFYYSESPLLVVDTTEIDFVQSREDFEDLLREIKGTRKGTWYYIPLGSR